A genomic window from Vagococcus entomophilus includes:
- a CDS encoding mannose/fructose/sorbose PTS transporter subunit IIA, with amino-acid sequence MTAIIVSGHGQFSLGLLDAFEMIFGKDEEIVAVPFLKGEGIPQLQEKFHKEIDKFKEQEILILVDVFGGTPYNAATQLIYGNKNIDVVTGVNLPLLLEGAGLKSQPLNELIQSLRAVSQESFKVFSEQIEKLQATNEDKEEDEL; translated from the coding sequence ATGACAGCCATTATTGTGAGTGGACATGGTCAATTTTCTTTGGGCTTACTAGATGCGTTTGAAATGATTTTTGGTAAAGATGAAGAAATTGTTGCAGTCCCATTTTTAAAAGGAGAAGGAATTCCACAATTACAAGAAAAGTTCCACAAAGAAATCGATAAGTTTAAAGAGCAAGAAATTTTAATTTTAGTCGATGTGTTTGGTGGAACCCCGTATAACGCTGCGACACAATTGATTTATGGAAATAAAAATATTGATGTAGTGACTGGGGTTAATCTGCCGTTACTTTTAGAAGGAGCAGGATTAAAATCGCAACCTTTAAATGAGTTGATTCAAAGCTTAAGAGCAGTTAGCCAAGAAAGTTTTAAAGTTTTCTCAGAGCAAATCGAAAAATTACAAGCAACAAATGAGGATAAGGAGGAAGACGAACTATGA